The following are encoded in a window of Panicum virgatum strain AP13 chromosome 5N, P.virgatum_v5, whole genome shotgun sequence genomic DNA:
- the LOC120675164 gene encoding pectin acetylesterase 5-like, giving the protein MAMGTAPRTPLVSQRRQGFAIVSAAAPWFIPLLAVAALSSSSVAAAAAGSPEVVELTLLANAREKGAVCLDGSPPGYHLQRGFGSGEHSWIVNLEGGAWCNTTEDCSDRKTTDLGSSMFMKEIEFEGILSNNRSQNPYFYNWNKVDIRYCDGGSFAGDAEGKDRNGTKLFFRGLRIWEAVVDELMGKGLATAKQALLSGCSAGGLAALLHCDDFRVRFPQEIPVKCLSDAGFFLDAKDLSGERLMRSIFSGVVQLQNVRKVLPRDCIAEKDPTECFFPAELIKSISTPTFIRNSGYDSYQVGNIVAPGGSDPGQSWASCKADIRNCTSTQIEALHGFRKELVEALEVARHKRDWGLFIDSCFNHCQTPFRISWHSPISLRLGNKTIAEAVADWYIGGGHGVKEIDCEYPCINPTCSSQLDL; this is encoded by the exons ATGGCCATGGGGACCGCGCCACGGACGCCGCTCGTCTCGCAGCGTCGACAAGGCTTCGCTATcgtctcggcggcggcgccatggttCATCCCGCTCCTGGCCGTGGCAGCCTTGTCCTCctcgtcggtggcggcggcggcggcgggctctccGGAGGTCGTCGAGCTGACCCTCCTCGCAAACGCTCGGGAGAAGGGCGCGG TTTGCTTGGACGGTAGCCCACCTGGTTACCACCTCCAGAGAGGCTTCGGCTCCGGAGAACACAGCTGGATCGTCAATCTTGAG GGTGGTGCTTGGTGCAACACCACAGAAGATTGCTCCGACCGCAAAACGACCGACCTCGGTTCATCTATGTTCATGAAAGAAATAGAGTTTGAGGGGATACTCAGCAACAACCGCTCACAAAATCCTT ATTTCTACAACTGGAATAAAGTTGACATAAGGTACTGTGACGGAGGATCATTTGCTGGGGATGCTGAGGGCAAAGATCGG AATGGAACAAAACTTTTCTTCAGAGGATTGCGCATCTGGGAAGCAGTCGTCGACGAACTCATGGGGAAAGGACTGGCTACTGCTAAACAG GCCTTGCTTTCAGGTTGTTCCGCTGGTGGTCTTGCTGCCCTACTGCACTGCGATGATTTCCGTGTACGATTCCCTCAGGAGATTCCAGTAAAATGCCTCTCGGATGCTGGATTCTTTCTTGATGC AAAGGATTTGTCAGGGGAAAGGTTAATGCGGTCGATCTTCAGTGGAGTTGTTCAACTTCAG AATGTTAGAAAAGTTTTGCCCAGGGACTGCATTGCAGAGAAGGATCCAACAGAG TGTTTCTTTCCTGCTGAGCTTATTAAGAGTATCAGCACTCCCACATTTATTCGGAACTCCGGTTATGATTCATATCAG GTAGGAAATATTGTGGCGCCAGGCGGGTCTGATCCCGGACAGTCATGGGCGAGTTGCAAAGCTGACATTCGAAACTGTACTTCCACCCAAATTGAGGCACTGCATG GATTCAGGAAGGAACTTGTCGAGGCATTGGAGGTTGCTCGACACAAGAGGGACTGGGGGCTGTTCATCGATTCATGCTTCAACCACTGTCAGACGCCATTCAGAATCTCATGGCATTCGCCGATCTCCCTGAGACTTGGTAATAAG ACGATCGCCGAAGCTGTCGCGGACTGGTACATTGGTGGAGGCCATGGAGTAAAAGAGATTGACTGCGAGTATCCATGTATTAACCCCACGTGTAGCAGTCAGCTCGACCTGTGA
- the LOC120675168 gene encoding uncharacterized protein LOC120675168 produces MAHGEGQATACEATVQRHGGALTARFRDLAAASSSMSLWPTTTCCPTPRPSPSRSPPGSSSSPGGGRPLRRLLSWLHHLDLGRGKWATTIRLFTLMDWPILDAICDKDKTYIQYTSGSDILYQVSGLEHSHFHGVEGL; encoded by the exons ATGGCGCACGGAGAGGGGCAGGCGACGGCGTGCGAGGCGACGGTGCAGCGGCACGGTGGGGCACTGACGGCTCGGTTCCGAG ATCTCGCCGCAGCGTCGTCGTCCATGTCGCTGTGGCCGACGACGACATGCTGCCCGACGCCGCGGCCCTCTCCTTCGCGTTCGCCGCCTGGAAGTAGCAgcagccccggcggcggccggcccctcCGTCGGCTTCTTTCCTGGTTGCACCACCTCGACCTCGGACGCGGGAAGTGGGCGACCACG ATCCGGTTGTTCACCTTGATGGATTGGCCTATCTTGGATGCTATCTGTGACAAAGACAAAACTTATATACAATATACTAGTGGAAGTGACATTCTTTATCAAG TTTCAGGTCTAGAACACTCACATTTCCATGGAGTTGAAGGGCTTTGA